CGCCCGTGGCGGGATGATTGCGCCCGACGAGACGACTTTTGCCTACATGAAAGGACGACCCTTTGCTCCCCAGGGTGCCGAATGGGACCGCAAAGTCGCCGAGTGGCGCCAGCTCGTTTCCGACGCCGATGCCGTGTTCGATAAGGAAATCGTCATCGACGCCGCCGCCATCGCCCCCATGATCACCTACGGCACCAACCCCGGCCTGGGTATCCCCGTGACCAGCAACATTCCCACGCTCGATACCGTCGCCGACGACATGGAAAAAAGGGTCCTCTCGAAAGCCCTCCAATACATGGGCCTCGAAGCCGGCAAACCCTTGCTGGGCATGCCCGTTCAGCACGTCTTTATCGGCAGTTGCACCAACTCCCGGATCGAAGACCTGCGCATGGTCGCCTCCGTGATCAAGGGCCGCCACCGCGCCGAATCCGTCAACGTCCTGATCGTCCCCGGCTCCCAACAGGTCGCCGCCCAGGTCAAAGCCGAAGGCCTTGACAAGATATTCGAAGAAGCCGGTTTCGTGATCCGCCAGCCGGGTTGCAGCGCCTGTCTTGGTATGAACGAAGACAAGGTCCCCGCCGGCGAGTACTGCGTCTCCACCTCGAACCGCAACTTCGAGGGACGCCAGGGCGCGGGCGCGCGGACGCTTCTCGCGAGTCCGCTGACCGCGGCCGCGGCGGCGATCACCGGACGTGTTACCGACATTCGTGAGTTAATTGGATAGTGTATGCCAGAGTTGAAATGGAATGCCAATCTTTACGACGATAAGTATGCCTTCGTCTCCAAATACGGCGAAGACCTCATCGGCTGGCTCGCCCCCCAAAAGGGCGAAAGCATCCTCGACGTAGGCTGCGGCACCGGCCAGCTGGCGGCGGAAATCGCCGAGTACGGCGCCCGGGTCACCGGTATGGACCAATCCCCGCAGATGATCGAAAAAGCCCGCGCGGCCTATCCCGGCCTGCCATTCGACGTCAAGGATGTCCGGGACTTTACATACGGCGAACCCTTCGACGCCCTGTTCTCCAACGCCATGCTGCACTGGGTCGACGACCAGGAGGCCGCCATCGCCTCCATGTACCTAGCCCTGAAACCCGGTGGACGTCTCGTCCTGGAGATGGGCGGCAAAGGCAACGTCCAGGAAATCATCCAGGCCCTTGAAGAAGCGATGTGGGAAGCCGGTTGCCGGGAACGCCTGACCGGTGAAGGATGGTACTTCCCCAGCATCGGGGAATACACCAGCCTCCTCGAAAAAGGCGGCTTCCGGGTAACGACCGCCCTTCATTTTGACAGGGAAACACCCCTGGAAGGTGGAATGGAGGGCTGGATCCGGATGTTTGGTGGATTTCTTTTCCGCCTTTTCTCGCCCGAAGAAACCAACAAGATCATCGCGCGGGCCGTCGAGCTCCTCAAACCCGGCCACTACCGGGGAGGCGCCTGGTACGCGGATTACAAACGACTCAGAATTAAAGCGGTTAAATAAAACTTATGAACGCATTTACGACGATCACCTCCAGGATAGTGCCCATGCCCATGGAAAACGTGGATACAGACCAGATCATTCCCGCCCGCTTCCTCAAGGCAACGACCAAAGAGGGCTTTGGCGAGAACCTGTTCCGCGACTGGCGCTACGACGCGTCCGGTGCCCCCGTCCGGGACTTTGTGCTCAACAACCCCCTTTACGAAGGCCAGGTCCTCGTCGCCGGTAAAAACTTTGGCTGCGGTTCCAGCCGCGAGCACGCCGCCTGGGCCATCGCCGACTTCGGCTTCCGCGTGGTGGTGTCCAGTTTTTTTGCCGACATTTTTCGCAACAACGCCCTCAACAACGGCCTGTTGCCCGTCCAGGTCTCCGAGCCCTTCCTGCAAAAGCTCCTGAACCTCGACCGTACCGCCACCATCACCGTCGACCTCGCTGCCCAAACCATTGCGATCGACGCCACCGGTGAGAAAGAAAGCTTTGCCATCAACGGCTATAAAAAGACGTGTCTGCTGAATGGGTACGACGACATCGACTACCTCCTCAGCATCCGTCCCGAAATTGAACAGTATGAGCGTTCCCGGTCATAGTGAACCCGCCACCGGCGGCCCGGGCGCTTCGCCCGGGCGAACCGCCGCGGCGGCGCCCTCCGCGCCTTCCGGGGCGTCCGCCGGGCCGGCCCAGGGCGCCGCGCCCTTCCTCAGCGCCGAGCTCCTGACGATCCAGGCCGGAGCCCGTCCGCTGCTGACGGACCTGACCTTCGTCATGGGCCGCGGAGAGCACTGGGTACTGACCGGTCACGCGGGCGTCGGCAAATCCACGCTCGGAAAAGCGCTGTGCGGTCTGATCTTTCACCGCGGCGCCCTCCACATCGACTACGCACCCCTCGCCACCCCCGGCGCCGCCGCCCCCCGGGCGTTGTTCGTCGATCAATGGCACCACTTCAAGGACCACACGGGTCTGTCTTCTCAATTTTATTACCAGCAGCGCTACAACAGCCAGGATGCTGAAAACGCGGTGACGCTGCTCGAAGAATTGCTGGCCGCCGCGCCCGGCGCCGAGGCCGAAGCCTGGGGCTTGTTGCGTGCGCTTCACGTCGACCACCGCGCTTATGCCTCCCTTGTACAACTGTCCAGCGGGGAACATAAGAAACTCCAACTGGCCCGCGCCTTCATCTCCAAGCCGCAGCTCCTGGTGCTCGACAATCCCTATCTCGGGTTGGATACCGCCACCTGCGCCAACCTGGAGGCCCTTTTTGAACAGGCCGCCGCGGTGGGCACCCAACTGATCATCATCGGCGACACGGCGAATCTGCCGTCCGTCGTTACGCATATCGCCACCTTGTCGGACGGCTCTTTGGAGATCGTACCGAAGGCGGCGTATCAACTTATTCATAGCGCGCCTACGGCGCTGCCGCCGGCGCCGATCATGTTGCCGGCGTATCTGCGTGACGCGCCGTTTTCCGGAGAGGGCGCGCCCCCCGCTTTCGCGACCTTCCTCCGCATGGAGCACGTCCACGTCCAATACGAACACAAACTCGTCCTCGACAACATCGACTGGACGGTTCGCCGGGGCGAACACTGGTGGCTGAAGGGCCACAACGGCGCGGGAAAGTCCACGCTCCTGAGCCTGGTCGTCGGCGACAACCCGCAGGCATACGCGAACCCCATTTATCTTTTTGACAAAAAAAGAGGAAGCGGTGAAAGCATCTGGGATCTAAAAAAGAAGATCGGCTATATCTCCCCGGAGCTCCACTGGTATTTTGACCAGCAAACCACCTGCGCGGGCGCCATCGCCACCGGCTTTTTCGATACGACCGGTTTGTATAGGGCGGTCAGCGAGGAACAACGCGAGGTGGTCAACCAATGGCTGGAGGTATTCGACCTGACTCCCTTCCGCGACAAAAGATTGCAGGACCTCTCGATCGGCCGTCAACGGCTCACGCTGCTGGCGCGAGCCCTCGTCAAAAATCCGCCTGTATTGATCCTCGACGAACCCTGTCAGGGGCTGGACGAAGACCAGGCCGCACACTTTATCCGTGTCGTCGACAAGCTCATGGAGCACCCCGGCCGGACTTTATTATATGTCAGCCACCGCCTGGACCAACTACCGAAGTGCATCGACCATGTACTGGCGCTGGAGGCCGGACGGCAAGTAGAAAAAGGACCTTATCATTACAAAACTCAAACCGTACAACGTTAAGTCATATGAACAAAAACATTGCCGTCATTAATGGAGATGGGATCGGCCCGGAAGTGACGAAACAATCCGTCAAGATCCTGGACGCCGTCGCCGCGCGCTACGGGCATACGTTTCAGTATACCTATTGCCTCATGGGCGCGGACGCCATAGACAAGACGGGGAGCCCGTTACCCGACGAGACGATCGAAGTGTGCCTGTCGAGCGATGCCATTCTTTTCGGTGCCATCGGCCACCCGAAGTATGACAACGACCCCACCGCCAAAGTAAGACCGGAGCAAGGGTTGCTCAAGCTGCGCAAGTCGCTCCAGCTCTTTGCAAACATCCGCCCCGTGAGCACGTATTCCACGCTGCACCACTTGTCTCCCCTGAAGAGCAAGAACCTGGAGGGCGTCGATATGGTGATTTTCCGTGAACTGACGGGCGGAATTTATTTTGGAAAAAAACAACTCAGCGAAGACGGCAACACCGCCC
This sequence is a window from Dinghuibacter silviterrae. Protein-coding genes within it:
- a CDS encoding ATP-binding cassette domain-containing protein; its protein translation is MSVPGHSEPATGGPGASPGRTAAAAPSAPSGASAGPAQGAAPFLSAELLTIQAGARPLLTDLTFVMGRGEHWVLTGHAGVGKSTLGKALCGLIFHRGALHIDYAPLATPGAAAPRALFVDQWHHFKDHTGLSSQFYYQQRYNSQDAENAVTLLEELLAAAPGAEAEAWGLLRALHVDHRAYASLVQLSSGEHKKLQLARAFISKPQLLVLDNPYLGLDTATCANLEALFEQAAAVGTQLIIIGDTANLPSVVTHIATLSDGSLEIVPKAAYQLIHSAPTALPPAPIMLPAYLRDAPFSGEGAPPAFATFLRMEHVHVQYEHKLVLDNIDWTVRRGEHWWLKGHNGAGKSTLLSLVVGDNPQAYANPIYLFDKKRGSGESIWDLKKKIGYISPELHWYFDQQTTCAGAIATGFFDTTGLYRAVSEEQREVVNQWLEVFDLTPFRDKRLQDLSIGRQRLTLLARALVKNPPVLILDEPCQGLDEDQAAHFIRVVDKLMEHPGRTLLYVSHRLDQLPKCIDHVLALEAGRQVEKGPYHYKTQTVQR
- a CDS encoding class I SAM-dependent methyltransferase, which produces MPELKWNANLYDDKYAFVSKYGEDLIGWLAPQKGESILDVGCGTGQLAAEIAEYGARVTGMDQSPQMIEKARAAYPGLPFDVKDVRDFTYGEPFDALFSNAMLHWVDDQEAAIASMYLALKPGGRLVLEMGGKGNVQEIIQALEEAMWEAGCRERLTGEGWYFPSIGEYTSLLEKGGFRVTTALHFDRETPLEGGMEGWIRMFGGFLFRLFSPEETNKIIARAVELLKPGHYRGGAWYADYKRLRIKAVK
- the leuC gene encoding 3-isopropylmalate dehydratase large subunit, with the protein product MGKTLFDKIWEKHVVKSIPDGPDVLYIDRHLIHEVTSPQAFSGIEQRGVNLFRPQQILATADHNVPTENQHLPIRDELSRKQVQMLTDNCARHGVELYGLGHAYQGIVHVIGPELGITQPGMTIVCGDSHTSTHGAFGSIAFGIGTSEVEMVFASQCLLQSHPKLMRIRVEGELAGGVVAKDIILYIIARISAAGATGYFVEFAGSAIRALSMEARMTVCNMSIEMGARGGMIAPDETTFAYMKGRPFAPQGAEWDRKVAEWRQLVSDADAVFDKEIVIDAAAIAPMITYGTNPGLGIPVTSNIPTLDTVADDMEKRVLSKALQYMGLEAGKPLLGMPVQHVFIGSCTNSRIEDLRMVASVIKGRHRAESVNVLIVPGSQQVAAQVKAEGLDKIFEEAGFVIRQPGCSACLGMNEDKVPAGEYCVSTSNRNFEGRQGAGARTLLASPLTAAAAAITGRVTDIRELIG
- the leuD gene encoding 3-isopropylmalate dehydratase small subunit, coding for MNAFTTITSRIVPMPMENVDTDQIIPARFLKATTKEGFGENLFRDWRYDASGAPVRDFVLNNPLYEGQVLVAGKNFGCGSSREHAAWAIADFGFRVVVSSFFADIFRNNALNNGLLPVQVSEPFLQKLLNLDRTATITVDLAAQTIAIDATGEKESFAINGYKKTCLLNGYDDIDYLLSIRPEIEQYERSRS